TCGCGAAGGAACACGACGAGAACAAGGAGTATCCGGAGGAGATCCGGCGGAAGGCCGCCGAGGCCGACTTCGTCGCGCCGAACATCCCGGTCGAGTACGGCGGCGCGGGGATGGACTCGCTGTCCTCGAGCATCGTGACCGAGGAGCTGTGGCGGGCCGACCCGGGCATCGGGAGCGCCGTCGGCTCGGCCGGCTTCGGGACGAACATGATCGTCAAGTACGGCGACGACTGGATGAAAGAGGAGTACCTGCCGCCGATCGCGAACGGCGAGTCGGCCTCCTGTTCGATGATCTCCGAGCCGGCCCACGGGTCGAACGTCGCCGGCATCGAGACCCGCGCCGAGAAGGACGGCGACGAGTGGGTCATCAACGGCAACAAGATGTGGATCACCAACGGCACCGTCGCCGACGTCGGCGTCGCGATGACCAAGACCACGCCCGACGCGGGTCACAAGGGGATCACCGCCATCCTCGTGCCGATGGACACCGAGGGCGTCGAGACCGAGAAGATCGACAACAAGCTCGGCATCCGCGCCTCCGACCTGGCCGAGGTAATCCTCGACGACGTCAGAGTCCCCGAGGACAACGTCATCGGCGAGGTCGACAAGGGCTTTTACCAGCTGATGGACTTCTTCGCCTCCGGGCGGACGAGCGTCGCGGCCCAGGCCGTCGGCGCGGCCCAGGGCGCGCTCGACGCCGCCCTCGAGTACGCCGACGAGCGCGAGCAGTTCGGCCAGAAGATCAACGAGTTCCAGGCCATCCAGCACAAGCTCGCCGAGATGGCGACGAACGTCGAGGCCGCCCGCTCGCTTACCTACCGGGCCGCCTCCACAGTAGAAGAGGGCGACGACCAGCTGGCCGCGAAGTTCGCCAGCATGGCGAAGCTCTTCGCGTCGGAACACGCCGTCGACGTCGCCGACGAGGCCATCCAGGTCCACGGCGGCGCCGGCTACGTCACCGACCACCCCGTCGAGCGATATTACAGGGACGCCCGGATCACCAAGATCTACGAGGGCACCAGCGAGATCCAGAAGAACATCATCGCCGACCGGCTCTAAATCGGCACCCGTCGTTTTTTCGCCGAGTGCGGACCCAGTTGTCGAGGGATACGTAGCAGGAGGCCCGTGACACCGATTCGCCGAGACAGTCGATAATACATCGTACATCATACAGGATATAGGCATACATTTTTCAGGCGGGCAGCCTTAGGGTAGAGTGAGCGATGCCGATCAGCATCGACGAGTTCGACGAGTTCGACGCGGCCGACCGGAGCGTCACGAACGCCGAGCGGGCCCTCGAGTTTCTGGTTCGCAACCGCGAGCAGGCGTTCAAGGCGGCCGAAATCGCCGACCGAACCGGCGTCGCGGAGAACTCGATTCATCCGGTCTTGAATCGCCTCGAAGACCGGGGGCTGGTCCGGCACAAGGAACCGTACTGGGCGGTCGGCGACCTCGAGCGTGTGCGAGACGCGGCGATGTTCCAGTCGGCCGCGGCCTTCCTCGACGAGGAACTGGGTCCCGAGAGCCGCGAGGAGTGGCTCGACGCCGCCGAGGAACAGTGAGCGAACAACCCGACTTCGAGTCGTTGCGTCGGGGCCACGTCGTCCTCGCACCGGACCCGTTCAAGCCCGACGACGAGGCGACGCGGCCGTGGGTCATCGTGAACAACGAGCGCCACCCGTTCGACGGCGAGCAGTACGTCGTCATGGGGCTGACCACCCGGACGTGGTACGACGAGCGAATTCCACTGACCGACGGTGACTTCAGACACCGGCGCGCGCCGCGTGACAGCGCGATTGTCCCACACGCTGTCGCGTCCCTGGACCCGGCTCTCGCGACCGACTACGTCTGCCGGATCCGAGATTCACCCATCGACCGTGCGGTCGAGACGTTACAGACGTATCTCTGAACGCCCTGCCGCCCCGCCGTCGACTGCCCGCCGGCGGTCGAACCCGCCGGCCTTTAGGTCGGCGACCCCGTAACATCGGGGAATGAGTGGGTTCCCGCAGCGGTTCTCCGACCGGGTGACGAGACCTGAGGCCGCGGTCTTCGTCTCCGGCGTTGTCAGCATGGGACTCGAGATCCTGGCGGGGCGGATGGTGGCGCCCCAGTTCGGGAGCAGCATCTACACCTGGGGGTCGATCATCGGCGTGTTCCTGGCGGCGCTGTCGCTGGGGTACTACCAGGGCGGGAAGCGCGCCAGCAGACGCGCGACGGACGAGCGACTCGTCCGGATCCTGCTCGCCACGGGCGCGTTCGTCGCCGTGCTCATCCTGGCCGGTGACCTCCTGCTGGTCGGACTTTCGGGCTTCCCGCTGCCGCCCCGCTTCTCGTCGCTCCCGGCGGTGACGGTCCTCTTCGGGCCGCCGACCTACCTGCTGGGGTTCATCAGCCCGTACGGGGCGGAGCTATCGAGAAAGGAGAGCACCGGGGCGGCCTCCGGGCACGTCTACGCCGTCGGGACGATCGGTAGCATCGTCGGTGCCTTCGGCGCGACCTTCGTGTTGATCCCCGCGCTGTCGGTGTCGATGATCGGCCTGGTCTTCGGCCTCCTCCTCGTGGTCACGTCGCTCTACATCCTCTCGCCCGCGTTCCCCCGGCGGACGGTGCTGGCGACTGTCTTCGTCGCCGTCCTGCTCGTCGGCGCCGTCGCCGTCCCCTCGGCGGGTTACTCCGTCCGCGGCGAGACGGTCTACCAGACCCAGACGGCCTACCAGGAACTCGTCGTCGCCGATCTCGGTGACACCCGGACGCTCTATCTCGACGGCCAGCCCCACAGCGCGATGGACCTGGAGCAGCCCAATCGCCACGTCTTCGACTACACCCGCTACTTCCACCTCCCGCTCCTGATGACCGACTGGCGCAACGGGACCGCGGGGTCGAACGGCTCTGACGGCCCGGATGGCGGGACTGCGGACGCCCCCCACGAGTCGGGCGACGTCGACCGCGTCCTGTTCATCGGCGGCGGCGGGTTCACGGGGCCCAAGCGCTTCGCGAACGACTACGACGTGACCGTCGACGTGGTCGAGATCGACGGCGAGGTGATCCGCGTCGCCGAGGACTACTTCGGGGCCGAGGAGCGGCCGGACATGCGCGTCCACAACGCCGAGGGCCGCCAGTTCCTCCGCGAGACCGACCACACCTACGACCTGATCGTCCTCGACGCGTACAAGAAGGACAAGGTCCCCTTCCAGCTGACGACCCTGGAGTTCATGCAGTTGACCGCCGACCGACTCGACGAGGACGGCGTCCTCATGGCGAACGTCATCTCCGCGCCGACGGGGCCGGCCTCGCAGTTCTACCGCGCGCAGTACAAGACCATGAACGAGGTCTACCCGCAGGTGTACAGCTTCCCGACCCAGGGCGGCACGGTCGTCCAGAACGTCGAGGTGATCGCGACCAAATCGGAGGAACGGATCACGCAGAAACAGCTGGAGCGGCGCAACGTGCGCCGCGACGTCGGCATCGACCTCGCCGCGGAGATCGGCGACTACCGCGCCGACGTCGAGACGGACGACGTGCCGATCCTCACCGACGACAAGGCGCCGGTGGACGCGCTGCTGGAGCCAAACGCTGGCCGGCGATACGTCGTGTCCCAGACCGGGAACGCCACGACCGGGGCCGGCGCGGCGGCCGGCTAGTACCGGGTCGGACCCCGCCGGCGGAGGTCTCGGTAGAGCGCACCGGCGACGCTCGCGATCACCAGCACGCCGACGAGCGCGAGTACCACGCCGAGTTCGGGGCTGACGAAGCGATAGAGCGCGGCCGCGGCGGCGAAGTCCAGGGCCGCGAGCGGGAGGGCACGGAGGGCGGGACTAACCGAGCGGGCCATCACCCGAGGAGTCGTCGGTCCCCGACATAAACTTCCTCAAACCACAAACGGGCGTTGTAGTTACTGGGTGGTTGCGGGGTAGAGCAGTGATCGCCTCACTCGTCTGCGAAAGATTCAACAGAAACCGACACGTTAGATCGGTCAAGTCACCGATCTGGGGGGTGACGGGGGACGTCAGATGGGGATCAGCAAAGGCATCGAGGGGCTACTCGGCTGGCTCGGCGTGGGGCAGCAGCCGTACGAGAGCCGCGAGCTCACGGCGGACGACGTATCGGAGATCGAGAGTGCTGCGGCCGACTACCACGAGGACGGCGGGGTCGTGCTCCGGACGCGACCGCCGCGGGAGAGCGACGGCATCGACGCCGCCGTCTCCCTGCTCCGGGCGGTCCACGACGTCGAGGTGGAGCTGGGCATCTCGAACGAGAGCGCCCACCACGCCCACGAGATCTACAGTGACGGGGAGCGCGTGACCTTCCACTGGGCGGCGGCCAGCGAGGCGGACGCGGACCGGTTCGACCGCCAGGTGCGCGCGGCCTACGACGGGGTCACCGTCGACGAGGTCGACCGGGGGTTCCCGACCGTGGAGCCCGGGGAGTACGCGGCGGCTGCGACGGCCCGACTCGCGCGACCGTTCTGGTACCCGCTGCAGTCGCCGCTGACGGCCGCGGTCGACGGCGAGGTCCTGGCCGATCCCTACGCCGACGTGATCGCGGACGCGACCGGCACCGACGCGCGCGACGACTGCCGGGTCTTCGTCCAGACGGTCTTCGAGCCGGCGCGGGACAGCTGGTCGCGGGGCGGCCCCTGGGGCCACGACGTGAGCGTGACCGCCTACGAACTCCGCGAGACTCATCAGGAGCAGAGTCTCAGCGGAGGCGTCCGCACCGTGGAGCCGACCCCCCGCGAGCAGAAGCTGGGACGCCTGATGGAACAGCAGGCCGGCGCCGCCGGGTTCTACGTCACCATGCGCGTCTTCGCCGTGGCGAGCGACCCCGAGACCGCCGAGCGGCGCGTCCGACAGATCGCCGGCGACTACGAGGGCTACACGCACCCGGTGACCGAGCAGGCGGTCGTGCCCGCGCCGATATCGCCGCGGGCGGTGCCGAGCTTGCTCCGGGACGCCGCCGGGCGCGACCACGAGGTCTCCGCGTTCGACCGGCTGACCCGCTTCAACGAGCGGAAGTTCCTCGTGACGGCGGCGGAGCTCGCCGGGCTCTGTCACCTCCCGAACGCGGCCATCAACGCGCCGAGCGTCGACTGGGCGAACATGGACGCCGGCCCCGGCGTCCCCCCGGAGACCACCCAGATGGAGGACGTGATCGGTGCCGACGGGAGTGCCGAGGGGACCGCCGAGGCCGACCGGTTCCAGCCCCTCTCGGCCGCCGACGCGGACGGGGGCAGGGGCAGCGAAGACCCGGGAGCCGACCGGGACGAGGACGACCCGCTCGACGGCGAACTCGACGACCTCTTCGAGGTGTGATCGAGATGGCGGAGACCCCCCACGCCGACGACGACGCCACCCTCGCGAGAGTCCGCGAGACCCTCGCCGACTCCGTCGCGGAACTGGAGGAGCGGCGGCTGGCGGCGGCCGACCGCGAACCCGTCGCCGAGGCCGTACTGGACGTGCTGCTGGCGGGCGATCGCTGCACCGCCGAGGGCGTGGAGTTGCGACACGTCCCGCCGGCGGCCGGGCCGAGCGCGAGCGAACTCGCGACGACGCTCGCCGACCTCCGCGACGCCCTCGCCGACGGCGACCTCGGAGCCAATGCGTCCCAGACCGACGTCAAGCGCCTCGGCGACCGACTCGACGACCTCGACGCGGCCCTGGAGGCGGCCGAGCCGTTCCCATACGCGATCGTCGAGACGGAGATCGAACGCGAGCACGGCAAGCCGGTGCGGTCGCGGGGGGTCCGAACCGACGACGTCGACGAGGGGAACCTCGCAGGCGCCCCGGAGGGCGTGTTCGCCGGCCCGCGCGCCCGCCAGCAGATCGAGACGGTGCCTCGCGAGTCCGGCGGCGCCCCGCTGTTCGTCGGGACGGGCACCCGCGCCGGTCGGGACGCCAGCATCGAGAAGGACCACCTCTTCCGCCACCGCGCGGTCTTCGGCGTGACGGGCTACGGCAAGTCGACGCTGCTGACGAACGAGTTCAAACAGCTCGTCGAGGCCGGCGCGGGCGGCTGCTTCGTCGACCCGAAGGGCGACGACAGCGAGCGACTCGTCGAGATCCTGCCCGAGCGCCGGCTGGACGAGGTGCGCTGGCTCGAACCGGGCAGCACCCGCGGGGCCGTCAGCGGCTTCAACTTCCTCGAACTCGACCTCGATCCGGGCGATCCGGCCTTCGAGACGGCCGTGACCGCGCTCGTCGAGGACCTCGTGGCGCTGCTTTCCGTCCGCGACGCCTGGGGCCCGCGGCTCGACCGCGTCGCCCGCGAGACAGTCGCCGCGATCAATTCCTACAACCGCACCCGACCCGACGAGCCGGACCTCACGCTCGTCGATTTCGCCCGCCTCGTCTCCGATCCGTCGGCCCGCGAGGCGTTCGTCGCCCGGATGGAGGCGGCGGGCGTCGATCTCGAGCCCGGCTACGTCGACCGGTTCGCCGAGGTCCCCGAGAGCGCCCGCGAGCGCGTCGGTGAGGCACTGGTCCCCTGGCTCGAGAACCCGATCACGCGGCGGATGGTCGCGATGCGGGACTCGGGGATCAGCGTCCCCCGCGCCGTCGCCGAGGGCGAGATCCTGCTCGTGCGGATGGGCGGCGAGCCCAAGGAACTCAAACGGCGGCTCTCGATGGCGGTCCTGCGCCGGATCTGGAGCGCCGTCCGGGCCCGCTCCGAGCGGGACCGCCGGGATCGGGACCCCTTCTACCTCTTTTGCGACGAGTTCGACAACGTGGCGCTGGCCGACGAGACCATCACGGCGATGCTCTCCGAGAGCCGGAGTTACCGCCTCTCGCTGACCTTCTGCACCCAGTACCCCGGCCAGCTCCCCGAGTCGGTCGTCGAGGGGATGGTCTCGAACTGCGACACGGTCGTCTCGTTCAATCCCGGCTCGCGCCGCCAGGCCGAGACCTACAACAGTCAGCTGGGCGTCGACGCCGAGACGCTGACCGGCGAGTCCAACTACCACGTCTGGCTCCGGACGACCCTCTCGGAGTCGATGGAGCGGTCGGCGGCCTTCCGGGTGTACACCCACCCGCCGTTCCCGCCGCTGCGGACACGCGACGAGCGCGACCGCCTGATCGAGCGGGCGCTCCGGCGGGACGGGCGGCCGAAGGAGGAGGGCGGAACCGGGCCGACCTCACCGCTCGATAGCGGTGACGGCGAACGGTCCGTCTAGTCCTGTTGATCGGACTGCGCCGCGTACGTCGGCCGCTCGGCGTACTCGATGGGGTCCCGGACGCCGAGGTTCTGGAACGCCTCGAGCCGGAAGGCACAGGCGTCGCAGGTGCCGCAGGCCGGCGCCTCCTCGCGGTAACAGCTCCAGGTCAGCTCGTAGGGGACGCCCAGGTCCAGCCCCCGCTCGGCGATGTCGGTCTTGGACCACTCGACGAACGGCGCGACCAGGTCGATCTCGGTCTCGGGTTTCGTCCCGACGTCGATCACGGTCTGGAAGGCCTCGAAGAAGGCGGGCCGGCAGTCGGGGTAGCCCGAGAAGTCCTCGCTGTGGGCGCCGACGAACACCGCGGAACAGTCGCGGGCCTCGGCGCAGGAGACGGCCATCGAGAGCAGGTTGGCGTTGCGGAAGGGGACGTAGGAGGTCGGAATCCCCCCGCCGTCGGGGTCGGCGTCGGCCACGTCGATCTCGTCGTCGGTCAGGCTGGAGCCCCCGATCGCCGCCAGGTGCTCCGTCTCGACGCGGAGGAAGTCGGCGGCGTCGACCTCGGCAGCCAGGGCCTCGGCGCACTCGCGTTCCTTCGCCTCGGTCTCCTGGCCGTAGGAGGTGTGCAGCAGGTACGGGTCGTAGCCGCGCTCGATGGCCTCGTAGACGGCCGTCGCGCTGTCCATGCCGCCGGAGACCAGGATCACGGCGCGGCGGTCGGCTGCGGGCCCCTCGCGGTCAGTCGTCGATGCGTCGGCGTCGGTGGTGGCGTCTCGGGTCATGGTGGGTGTGTCCTGTGCGGTCGGGTCAGGTACCGGGCGCGTCGTTCCAGAGGTCGACGTGGAGCCGGGGCGTGTAGCGATAGCCCCGGTCCAGCGCCAGTTCTGCGACCGTCCCGCGGTTCTCGTCCAGTGTCTCCCGGGTCGTGCCCTCGGGCATCAACAGCACGTCGGTGTCGGCGACGGTGGCGCTCGCGGCGTCGCGGACGCGGTCGACCAGGCGGTCGATCTCGTCCAGGTCGTCGGGCCCGGTGACGACGAACTTCAACTGGGTGTCGTAGTCCTCGACCAGTCGGGCCAGCGCGGCCAGGTCGAGCCGGTCGGCCTCGTGGCGCTCGGCGGCCGCGGCGTCGACCGGTTCGCCGTCGGGGCGGGGCGTCCCCTCCGCGACCAGGTCGGCCACGGGGGTACTGCTCGCCAGTTTCGGGCTGACGCTGGCGAGGTCGATGGCGGCGTCCCGGTAGACCGTCCCGTTGGTCTCGACGGTGGTGTGATACCCCGCCGCGTCGAGCCGGTCGAGCAGGGCCACCGACTCCTCGTGGAGCAGTGGCTCGCCGCCCGTCAGGACGACGTGGTCGGCCGCGAACCGCTCGACTTCGGCGACGATTTCGTCCAGGTCGAGCCAGGCGTGGGACGGCTCCCAGGAGGTGTGATAGGAGTCACAGAACCAGCACCGGAGGTTACAGCCGCTGGTGCGGACGAACACCGACGGGACGCCCGCGAGACGGCCCTCGCCCTGCAGGGAGTGGAACAGTTCGTTGATCGGGAGTGCCGACTCGGTGTCGCCGTCGCCCTCGCCGGCCAGGTCCGCGGGGTCGGCGTCGACCGGCATCAGTAACTCGCACAGAGTTCGCCGGTCTCGGCCACCTCGACGGCCACGTCCGACACCGTGTCGGGGAGGCGTTCGTCGAGTCGATGTTCGAGGACGACGCTCATCACCTCGGCCGTCGGCGGGTGGTCGAGGACGACCACGGCGTCGCCGTCGCCGCTCGCCTCGAAGGCCTCGACCAGCGGATCGCCACGCTCGAGGAGGAACCTGTGATCCCACTCGGAGAGTACCTCTGTAATATCTCCCTTATCAACTACCCAGCCCTCGTCGGTGAGTTCGCCCGTGACGGCGACGCTGACCTCGTAGTTGTGGCCGTGGGGCCGCGCGCACTTCCCGTCGTGATGGCGGATTCGATGGCCCGCACTGATGCGGATCGGGCGGTCACGGCCGACGTGGAGCGTCCGCTCGCCCGCGTCGGTGAGGGCGTCGGTGGCGCGTCGCTCCCTGGCGGCGCTGTCAGTCATATCCCAGGATTATCTCAGGAATACAAAAAGCTATCTGCCGCGATCAGTCCGCGCCCTGGGGCGGCGTCCAGCCACACTGCTCGCAGGTCTCGATCCCGTTGCGGCGTTCGAGGTCGGTCCGGCACGTCGGGCAGACGAGCGCGGAGGTGGGCTCAGGCATCGTCCTCGGTGGTGATGTCCGCGGAGAGGCCCTGCGCCATCTGGATGTCTTTGGAGTTGTTCAGCGTCCACGCGGTGCGGTCGGTGACGGCCTCGATGATCTCGCGGGCAGAGGGGTAGCCGTTGCCGGACTTCTTGACGCCGCCGAAGGGCAACTGGACCTCGGCACCGATACAGGGGAGGTTGCCGTACGCCAGGCCGAGTTCGGCGTGGTCGCGGTAGTAGTTGATCTGACGGTAATCCTCCGAGACGATGGCGCCCGCCAGTCCGTAGGCGGTGTCGTTCTGGATCTCGACCGCCCGCTCGATGTCGCCCTCGTACTCCAGCAGGGCGACGTGGGGGCCGAACACCTCCTCGCTGGTACAACGGAGGTCCTCGTCGGGGTCGGCCTCGTAGACGAACGGGCCCGCCCAGTGGCCCTCGGCGTGGCCTTCGGGGATCTCCTCGGCGTCGAGTTCCGTCCGGTCGACGAGGACGTTGACGCCCTCCTCGCGGGCGATATCGGCGTACTCGGTGACTTTCTCCCGGTGACCGGCCTCGATGAGCGGACCCATGAACGTCGTTTCGTCGAGCGGGTCGCCGACGGCGACCGAACTCGCGGCCGCGACGAACCGGTCTCTGAACTCCTCGTACACGTCGGTGTGGACGATCAGGCGCTCGCTGGAGACGCAGCGCTGGCCGGTCGTCTTGAACGAGGACATCACCGCCGCGTGGACGGCGATGTCGAGGTCGGCCTCGTCGGTGACGACGATGGCGTTTTTCCCGCCCATCTCACAGGCGACGCGCTT
Above is a genomic segment from Halorientalis sp. LT38 containing:
- a CDS encoding acyl-CoA dehydrogenase family protein — encoded protein: MAFQLSDEHRAIRKAVREFGEKEMEPVAKEHDENKEYPEEIRRKAAEADFVAPNIPVEYGGAGMDSLSSSIVTEELWRADPGIGSAVGSAGFGTNMIVKYGDDWMKEEYLPPIANGESASCSMISEPAHGSNVAGIETRAEKDGDEWVINGNKMWITNGTVADVGVAMTKTTPDAGHKGITAILVPMDTEGVETEKIDNKLGIRASDLAEVILDDVRVPEDNVIGEVDKGFYQLMDFFASGRTSVAAQAVGAAQGALDAALEYADEREQFGQKINEFQAIQHKLAEMATNVEAARSLTYRAASTVEEGDDQLAAKFASMAKLFASEHAVDVADEAIQVHGGAGYVTDHPVERYYRDARITKIYEGTSEIQKNIIADRL
- a CDS encoding helix-turn-helix domain-containing protein is translated as MPISIDEFDEFDAADRSVTNAERALEFLVRNREQAFKAAEIADRTGVAENSIHPVLNRLEDRGLVRHKEPYWAVGDLERVRDAAMFQSAAAFLDEELGPESREEWLDAAEEQ
- a CDS encoding type II toxin-antitoxin system PemK/MazF family toxin; this translates as MSEQPDFESLRRGHVVLAPDPFKPDDEATRPWVIVNNERHPFDGEQYVVMGLTTRTWYDERIPLTDGDFRHRRAPRDSAIVPHAVASLDPALATDYVCRIRDSPIDRAVETLQTYL
- a CDS encoding spermidine synthase; protein product: MSGFPQRFSDRVTRPEAAVFVSGVVSMGLEILAGRMVAPQFGSSIYTWGSIIGVFLAALSLGYYQGGKRASRRATDERLVRILLATGAFVAVLILAGDLLLVGLSGFPLPPRFSSLPAVTVLFGPPTYLLGFISPYGAELSRKESTGAASGHVYAVGTIGSIVGAFGATFVLIPALSVSMIGLVFGLLLVVTSLYILSPAFPRRTVLATVFVAVLLVGAVAVPSAGYSVRGETVYQTQTAYQELVVADLGDTRTLYLDGQPHSAMDLEQPNRHVFDYTRYFHLPLLMTDWRNGTAGSNGSDGPDGGTADAPHESGDVDRVLFIGGGGFTGPKRFANDYDVTVDVVEIDGEVIRVAEDYFGAEERPDMRVHNAEGRQFLRETDHTYDLIVLDAYKKDKVPFQLTTLEFMQLTADRLDEDGVLMANVISAPTGPASQFYRAQYKTMNEVYPQVYSFPTQGGTVVQNVEVIATKSEERITQKQLERRNVRRDVGIDLAAEIGDYRADVETDDVPILTDDKAPVDALLEPNAGRRYVVSQTGNATTGAGAAAG
- a CDS encoding type IV secretory system conjugative DNA transfer family protein yields the protein MAETPHADDDATLARVRETLADSVAELEERRLAAADREPVAEAVLDVLLAGDRCTAEGVELRHVPPAAGPSASELATTLADLRDALADGDLGANASQTDVKRLGDRLDDLDAALEAAEPFPYAIVETEIEREHGKPVRSRGVRTDDVDEGNLAGAPEGVFAGPRARQQIETVPRESGGAPLFVGTGTRAGRDASIEKDHLFRHRAVFGVTGYGKSTLLTNEFKQLVEAGAGGCFVDPKGDDSERLVEILPERRLDEVRWLEPGSTRGAVSGFNFLELDLDPGDPAFETAVTALVEDLVALLSVRDAWGPRLDRVARETVAAINSYNRTRPDEPDLTLVDFARLVSDPSAREAFVARMEAAGVDLEPGYVDRFAEVPESARERVGEALVPWLENPITRRMVAMRDSGISVPRAVAEGEILLVRMGGEPKELKRRLSMAVLRRIWSAVRARSERDRRDRDPFYLFCDEFDNVALADETITAMLSESRSYRLSLTFCTQYPGQLPESVVEGMVSNCDTVVSFNPGSRRQAETYNSQLGVDAETLTGESNYHVWLRTTLSESMERSAAFRVYTHPPFPPLRTRDERDRLIERALRRDGRPKEEGGTGPTSPLDSGDGERSV
- the queC gene encoding 7-cyano-7-deazaguanine synthase QueC; the encoded protein is MTRDATTDADASTTDREGPAADRRAVILVSGGMDSATAVYEAIERGYDPYLLHTSYGQETEAKERECAEALAAEVDAADFLRVETEHLAAIGGSSLTDDEIDVADADPDGGGIPTSYVPFRNANLLSMAVSCAEARDCSAVFVGAHSEDFSGYPDCRPAFFEAFQTVIDVGTKPETEIDLVAPFVEWSKTDIAERGLDLGVPYELTWSCYREEAPACGTCDACAFRLEAFQNLGVRDPIEYAERPTYAAQSDQQD
- a CDS encoding 7-carboxy-7-deazaguanine synthase QueE — protein: MPVDADPADLAGEGDGDTESALPINELFHSLQGEGRLAGVPSVFVRTSGCNLRCWFCDSYHTSWEPSHAWLDLDEIVAEVERFAADHVVLTGGEPLLHEESVALLDRLDAAGYHTTVETNGTVYRDAAIDLASVSPKLASSTPVADLVAEGTPRPDGEPVDAAAAERHEADRLDLAALARLVEDYDTQLKFVVTGPDDLDEIDRLVDRVRDAASATVADTDVLLMPEGTTRETLDENRGTVAELALDRGYRYTPRLHVDLWNDAPGT
- a CDS encoding 6-pyruvoyl trahydropterin synthase family protein, which gives rise to MTDSAARERRATDALTDAGERTLHVGRDRPIRISAGHRIRHHDGKCARPHGHNYEVSVAVTGELTDEGWVVDKGDITEVLSEWDHRFLLERGDPLVEAFEASGDGDAVVVLDHPPTAEVMSVVLEHRLDERLPDTVSDVAVEVAETGELCASY
- a CDS encoding aldehyde dehydrogenase family protein; this encodes MTETYQHYIDGEWVTGKGTDTFTSENPATGERLGEFRRGTPADVDSAVDAADAAYEEWRVLSRIDRAEFLWDVYHELRDRTGELGEIVTRECGKEISEGRADVVEAAHMVEWAAGDARHPKGDVVPSEIAAKDAYMRRKPRGVTGCITPWNFPIAIPYWHMAVALVEGNTVVFKPAEQTPWCAQIIAEMFDDAGIPPGVFNMVQGFGDAGNAIVESDDVATVLFTGSAEVGHSIATDLAGESGKRVACEMGGKNAIVVTDEADLDIAVHAAVMSSFKTTGQRCVSSERLIVHTDVYEEFRDRFVAAASSVAVGDPLDETTFMGPLIEAGHREKVTEYADIAREEGVNVLVDRTELDAEEIPEGHAEGHWAGPFVYEADPDEDLRCTSEEVFGPHVALLEYEGDIERAVEIQNDTAYGLAGAIVSEDYRQINYYRDHAELGLAYGNLPCIGAEVQLPFGGVKKSGNGYPSAREIIEAVTDRTAWTLNNSKDIQMAQGLSADITTEDDA